The Rhodocytophaga rosea genome has a segment encoding these proteins:
- a CDS encoding MFS transporter, with amino-acid sequence MSLPEIAVKPTKLSFRYWQSSTVIGLFIGYCGYYICRSNLSVAAPLIIEEYDTINKEVMGQIASFGVVFYAIGKVINGVLGDFIGGKKVFMLGMIGSILATIVFGLGTGVTIFFVAWAANRMIQSMGWGGLVKVAANWVPYQSYGKIMAFLSLSFLFGDIIAKLLLGQLIKLNIGWQELFFVSAGILAVIALIDFFIVKNDPEHMGFERQPVNPKNLFKDNESSESPQNLKALLLPYFKSLPFLLMLLMSFGLTAIREAFNFWIPTYLYESAGFSQGEASQFSAIFPVFGVASILGAGYLSDTVLKGKRGILIAGACLPIAVVLAVMALGLKGQVIPLVLISLAGLLVLGPYSFLAGAMSMDVGGPKGAATAVGLIDAVGYVGGTLAVWLTGLLAQRIGWTSAFVTLAVIAALTGISAFVYYLTQERK; translated from the coding sequence ATGTCTTTACCAGAAATTGCTGTCAAACCCACCAAACTATCCTTCAGGTACTGGCAAAGTTCTACGGTGATAGGGCTTTTTATTGGCTATTGTGGCTATTACATTTGCCGCAGTAACCTGTCAGTGGCTGCGCCACTCATTATTGAGGAATATGATACTATTAACAAAGAAGTAATGGGACAAATAGCCTCATTTGGCGTCGTATTTTATGCCATCGGAAAAGTGATTAATGGGGTATTGGGTGATTTTATTGGCGGAAAAAAAGTGTTTATGCTGGGCATGATCGGCTCTATCCTGGCAACAATTGTATTTGGACTGGGAACTGGCGTAACTATCTTTTTTGTAGCATGGGCAGCTAACCGGATGATACAATCTATGGGCTGGGGCGGACTGGTGAAAGTGGCTGCCAACTGGGTCCCGTATCAATCGTATGGCAAAATTATGGCTTTTCTCAGCCTGAGTTTTTTATTTGGGGATATAATCGCCAAACTACTGCTCGGACAATTAATCAAACTTAATATAGGATGGCAGGAGCTATTTTTTGTGTCAGCAGGTATTCTGGCAGTTATTGCACTGATCGATTTTTTTATAGTAAAGAATGATCCGGAACATATGGGATTTGAACGGCAGCCGGTAAATCCGAAAAATCTGTTTAAGGATAATGAATCTTCTGAAAGTCCGCAAAACCTGAAAGCTTTACTTTTACCTTACTTCAAAAGCCTGCCCTTTTTATTAATGCTGTTGATGTCATTTGGCCTGACTGCCATCCGGGAGGCTTTTAATTTCTGGATACCCACCTATTTGTACGAAAGTGCGGGATTTTCACAGGGAGAAGCCTCTCAATTCAGTGCTATTTTCCCGGTATTTGGCGTAGCTTCTATTCTGGGCGCAGGGTATTTGTCAGATACCGTTTTGAAAGGAAAAAGAGGAATTTTGATTGCAGGTGCTTGTTTGCCCATTGCCGTAGTACTGGCGGTAATGGCACTCGGGTTAAAAGGACAAGTGATTCCTCTCGTACTTATCTCTTTAGCCGGATTACTGGTATTAGGCCCTTATTCTTTTCTGGCAGGAGCTATGTCGATGGATGTAGGTGGGCCTAAAGGAGCGGCTACCGCTGTGGGCCTGATCGATGCCGTAGGGTATGTAGGCGGAACACTGGCCGTCTGGCTGACCGGATTACTGGCACAACGTATTGGATGGACCAGTGCTTTTGTTACATTGGCTGTTATTGCTGCGCTTACCGGCATATCCGCTTTTGTATATTATCTCACGCAGGAGCGGAAGTGA
- a CDS encoding T9SS type A sorting domain-containing protein, translating to MKTLKKSVSGSSFRSAFASLVIAIVVFASQAAMAQSISSADNSAIVSKTSAGFQAAIHPVYNTLKIKVHVLNPKEDIVSVTIFDGSNQEVFKKRMGDAAVIHSSFDVASMPNGIYTITIRSGKNTFSRSFVIESQQERIAKAL from the coding sequence ATGAAAACTTTAAAAAAGAGCGTATCAGGAAGCAGTTTCCGTAGCGCATTTGCCAGTTTAGTAATAGCAATTGTAGTATTTGCAAGCCAGGCCGCAATGGCACAATCTATTTCATCGGCTGATAATTCAGCGATTGTAAGTAAGACTTCAGCTGGTTTTCAGGCCGCCATTCATCCGGTATATAACACACTGAAAATAAAAGTTCATGTACTCAATCCGAAAGAGGATATAGTGAGTGTAACCATTTTTGACGGCTCTAACCAGGAAGTATTTAAAAAAAGAATGGGCGACGCTGCGGTTATTCACAGTAGTTTTGATGTAGCCAGTATGCCAAATGGAATCTATACGATTACGATACGCAGTGGAAAAAATACCTTTTCCCGCTCATTTGTAATCGAATCCCAGCAGGAACGTATTGCCAAAGCATTGTAA
- a CDS encoding dihydrofolate reductase family protein: MRKIILDLAVTLDGFIEGPNGEIDWCIMDDEMDFSKFLAAIDTILYGRISYDLWGQYQPDDSASPAMQDTFTAIHTKHKVVFSKTATVKDENVRVISTDIEKQVQSLKSQPGKDIWLYGGANLITTFIDLNLIDEYRLSVHPIVLGKGKPIFDNIDRRINLSLTQTRVFKSGVVQLCYQPQNNV; this comes from the coding sequence TTGAGAAAGATCATTTTAGACTTAGCCGTAACCCTCGATGGTTTTATCGAAGGCCCGAATGGGGAGATAGATTGGTGTATTATGGACGATGAGATGGACTTTAGTAAATTTTTAGCAGCTATTGACACGATTCTGTATGGGCGGATCAGTTATGATCTGTGGGGACAATACCAGCCCGACGATTCAGCTTCACCGGCTATGCAGGATACATTCACGGCCATTCACACCAAACATAAAGTTGTTTTTTCTAAAACAGCAACGGTGAAGGATGAAAATGTAAGGGTTATCAGTACGGATATTGAAAAACAAGTTCAATCCCTCAAAAGCCAGCCAGGTAAAGATATCTGGTTATATGGCGGGGCAAATCTGATTACCACTTTCATTGATCTGAACCTGATCGATGAATACAGGCTTTCAGTGCATCCTATCGTATTAGGCAAAGGAAAACCGATTTTTGACAATATTGACAGGCGGATTAATCTTTCACTTACTCAAACCAGAGTATTCAAGTCGGGAGTAGTACAATTATGTTATCAGCCACAAAATAATGTCTGA
- a CDS encoding CBS domain-containing protein, with protein MKTAEEVLRENAREIISVIPDTTIYDALQKMVHHKIGAILVKEDNEIVGIWTERDLMHDVLREDFNIRTARIGDYMTTGLLSAPHTDSCYELMDKFLGMRLRHLLIEKNGEYIGMLSSGDVMKETLREKTREYETLNFEVSWDYYENWRTPVTKNTSEVNELYMPYPANLQARRSR; from the coding sequence ATGAAAACTGCAGAAGAAGTGTTACGAGAAAATGCCAGAGAAATTATCAGTGTGATACCAGATACTACCATCTATGATGCCCTGCAAAAAATGGTTCATCATAAAATAGGTGCTATTTTAGTAAAAGAAGATAATGAAATTGTAGGAATATGGACAGAACGGGACCTGATGCATGATGTACTCCGGGAAGACTTTAACATCCGTACTGCCCGCATTGGCGACTATATGACGACTGGTTTGCTTTCGGCACCACATACAGATAGCTGTTATGAGCTAATGGATAAATTTCTGGGCATGCGTCTGCGCCACCTGCTCATTGAGAAAAACGGAGAATATATCGGTATGCTCTCTTCCGGTGATGTGATGAAGGAAACACTTCGTGAAAAAACCCGTGAGTATGAAACACTGAATTTTGAGGTGAGCTGGGATTATTATGAAAACTGGCGTACCCCGGTTACCAAAAACACTTCGGAAGTAAACGAACTGTATATGCCTTATCCAGCCAATTTACAAGCCAGAAGAAGCAGATAG
- a CDS encoding N-6 DNA methylase: protein MYNDLILVLNQSYRKFKEKEKDTTLFFHFLAVLALKYIYDSKDKLYPFKPEASQTENLKAVFSQMPVPSKAPLLDKTIQQLSKKYAATMAVLFDNISFRELVGTRKKETDTRLTALIEEIGDLSLGASAEETGAAVEYLIEKFAEEHFHKSGFLYTPRSISRLMAELAEVNENIRVYDPAAGLGTLLIQAAKAGNIPDYKLYGQEVNPQYAQLCKYNMLFNGLLKAEIETGNSLQDSKFMSGKKPILFDRVITHPPFDIEALLPADPEQLFESTGHTKSPFMVLEEPAVAYRKSKEIHLSEDTTEETSFLSHILDSLQDDGKAAIIVPHGVLFKLGNAYALRKQLISRNMIEAVIDLPPNIFYSSKVNVSVLILNKKKKHSDILFIDASQNYEPDRRRNKLRTEHSKQVIQAYHAFKSSRNYAHRASIQEVTDKANDYNLTAKRYVKQTTKSSATDLEPLKKNIDQLTSQLENIRKELDKEINSFTVK from the coding sequence ATGTATAACGATCTGATTTTGGTGCTCAACCAGAGTTATAGGAAGTTTAAAGAAAAAGAAAAAGATACAACCCTATTCTTTCATTTTTTGGCGGTATTGGCACTAAAATATATTTACGACTCTAAGGATAAACTCTATCCTTTTAAGCCCGAAGCCTCCCAAACTGAAAACCTGAAAGCTGTCTTTTCGCAAATGCCTGTGCCCTCCAAGGCACCCTTGCTGGATAAAACCATTCAGCAATTATCTAAAAAATATGCCGCTACGATGGCTGTTCTTTTTGATAATATTTCTTTCCGGGAGCTGGTAGGTACCAGAAAAAAAGAGACAGACACCAGGCTTACAGCTCTTATTGAAGAGATTGGTGATCTTTCTCTGGGCGCTTCTGCTGAAGAAACAGGTGCTGCCGTGGAATACCTGATCGAAAAATTTGCTGAGGAACATTTTCACAAAAGTGGTTTTTTGTATACCCCCCGCAGCATTTCCAGACTGATGGCAGAACTGGCCGAAGTAAATGAGAATATTCGGGTATATGATCCGGCAGCAGGATTAGGCACCTTACTGATACAAGCGGCCAAAGCTGGCAATATTCCCGATTATAAACTCTATGGGCAAGAAGTGAATCCGCAGTATGCCCAGCTCTGTAAGTATAATATGCTGTTTAACGGCTTATTAAAAGCAGAAATAGAAACCGGCAACAGTTTACAGGATTCTAAATTTATGTCCGGCAAAAAGCCAATCCTTTTTGACCGGGTTATAACTCATCCGCCATTCGACATAGAAGCGCTCTTACCAGCTGATCCTGAACAGTTATTTGAGAGTACCGGACATACAAAATCGCCTTTTATGGTGCTGGAAGAACCTGCTGTTGCCTACCGGAAAAGCAAAGAAATCCATCTTTCTGAAGATACCACAGAGGAAACCAGTTTCCTTTCTCATATCCTGGACTCGCTTCAGGATGATGGAAAAGCAGCTATTATCGTTCCTCACGGTGTGCTGTTTAAACTGGGCAATGCCTATGCCTTGCGTAAACAATTAATTAGCCGTAATATGATAGAAGCTGTAATTGATTTACCACCAAATATTTTCTATAGCAGTAAGGTGAATGTTTCAGTCCTGATTCTGAATAAGAAAAAGAAACATTCAGATATCTTATTTATTGATGCTTCGCAAAACTATGAGCCCGATCGCCGCCGGAATAAATTGCGCACCGAACACAGCAAACAGGTAATACAAGCCTATCATGCCTTTAAATCGAGCCGCAATTATGCCCACCGGGCCAGCATACAAGAGGTTACCGATAAGGCCAACGATTATAATCTCACGGCCAAGCGCTATGTAAAACAAACTACTAAATCGTCTGCCACTGACCTGGAGCCACTTAAAAAGAACATCGACCAGCTTACCTCCCAGCTGGAAAATATACGCAAAGAACTGGATAAGGAAATTAACTCATTTACAGTGAAATAA
- a CDS encoding restriction endonuclease subunit S produces MLVKLHEIADIKTGITFRNRLLDNLQGEVEVIQMKDVDIDGNLSQRLVRISRDLIKPKHLLQAGQIILLAKGKYTAACLISESENSYVISSAFFSIRIKSGQVVIPAYLQWFLNQPEARSYFKSYASGTSMFSLPMSVLKNLEIPLPPVATQEKIVKMIELRKQERMTVLQLEEEKEKYVRQLIIQNVYR; encoded by the coding sequence ATGCTTGTAAAATTACACGAAATCGCAGATATCAAAACGGGAATTACTTTTAGGAACCGGCTGCTGGATAATCTTCAGGGGGAAGTAGAAGTTATTCAAATGAAGGATGTGGATATTGACGGCAATCTTTCGCAACGTCTGGTCCGTATTAGCAGAGATTTAATAAAACCTAAGCACCTCTTACAAGCAGGTCAGATCATTTTACTGGCCAAAGGAAAATACACGGCCGCTTGTCTGATCAGTGAATCGGAAAACAGTTATGTTATTTCTTCTGCTTTTTTTTCCATCCGGATTAAATCAGGCCAGGTCGTAATACCTGCCTATCTGCAATGGTTTTTGAATCAGCCGGAAGCCAGAAGTTATTTCAAATCTTATGCGTCGGGTACCAGCATGTTTTCATTACCCATGAGCGTACTCAAGAACCTGGAAATTCCTTTGCCGCCTGTAGCTACCCAGGAAAAGATAGTAAAAATGATCGAGTTAAGAAAACAGGAAAGAATGACGGTTTTACAACTGGAAGAGGAGAAAGAAAAGTATGTACGCCAGCTTATTATTCAAAACGTGTACAGATAG
- a CDS encoding DUF4403 family protein, protein MFQRSRGVVFRFLMVFALSVQLFSCNKKLNPVRPEEKYNEVKIPIQRQLSIINVPITISIADVENQINSRLKDLLYEDNSLEDNGGDNFLLKVWKREPITVKALQESFHITVPLRIWAKGGLQLDKLGINISEFKETEFALNVHFISKIAIDQNWQVRTQTSANGFDWVSKPVLKIGFLEFPLASIAGRIVGKQQDRLAKQIDAQVEQKLDIKKQVEQGWQLLQQPILLFKPYNIWLKIMPSELLMTPVNGQGKEVKALLGVKAYTETSIGQKPEIAVNPVIPPLTIVKQIPDEVNIGLVGEVSHAYATKVLQDNFLNKNFTLSEGKYNITLTSIDLYGSGENLVIKAGLTGSVEGIVYLKGKPYFDTTSQSLVLQNLDYDLDTKNKLLKTASWLAKGKFVQKMQEAFKIPLHKQMNQAKELIQANLTDKQIAKGIVLNGQLSELIPGEVFITPASIIATVQAKGKVQVKVEGLSK, encoded by the coding sequence ATGTTTCAACGAAGCCGTGGTGTTGTATTTCGCTTTTTGATGGTGTTTGCGCTAAGCGTACAACTATTTTCCTGCAATAAGAAACTGAATCCGGTACGGCCGGAAGAAAAATACAACGAGGTGAAAATCCCTATCCAGCGCCAGTTATCCATTATTAATGTTCCAATCACTATTTCCATTGCTGACGTAGAAAATCAGATTAATTCCCGCCTTAAAGATCTGCTCTATGAGGATAATAGCCTGGAAGATAATGGAGGAGATAATTTCCTGCTCAAAGTATGGAAACGGGAACCCATTACCGTAAAAGCCTTACAGGAATCTTTTCATATTACAGTGCCATTGCGTATATGGGCAAAAGGCGGGCTACAACTCGATAAGCTGGGGATAAATATTTCTGAGTTTAAGGAAACAGAATTTGCCCTTAATGTGCATTTTATAAGCAAAATAGCCATTGACCAGAACTGGCAGGTGCGCACCCAGACTTCTGCCAATGGTTTCGACTGGGTAAGCAAGCCGGTGTTAAAAATAGGTTTTCTGGAATTTCCCTTAGCTTCAATTGCCGGGAGAATTGTCGGCAAACAGCAGGACAGGCTGGCGAAACAAATCGATGCGCAGGTAGAACAGAAGCTAGATATTAAAAAACAGGTAGAGCAAGGCTGGCAATTGTTGCAACAACCCATTTTACTATTCAAACCCTATAATATCTGGCTCAAGATTATGCCATCCGAACTGCTGATGACACCAGTAAATGGCCAGGGAAAAGAGGTTAAGGCATTGCTGGGTGTAAAAGCCTATACAGAAACCAGTATTGGTCAAAAACCTGAGATCGCTGTTAATCCGGTAATACCTCCATTAACCATTGTAAAGCAGATACCAGATGAAGTGAATATAGGCTTGGTGGGAGAGGTAAGTCACGCCTATGCAACTAAAGTATTACAGGATAATTTTCTCAATAAGAATTTTACCCTCAGTGAAGGAAAGTACAATATCACTCTTACCAGTATAGATTTATATGGGAGCGGAGAAAACCTGGTGATCAAAGCCGGACTTACTGGAAGTGTAGAAGGAATTGTGTATCTGAAAGGCAAACCGTATTTCGATACGACTTCTCAATCCCTTGTTTTACAAAACCTGGATTATGACCTGGATACCAAAAACAAGCTGCTCAAAACCGCCAGCTGGCTGGCAAAAGGGAAGTTTGTACAGAAAATGCAGGAAGCTTTTAAAATTCCCTTACATAAACAAATGAACCAGGCCAAGGAACTTATTCAAGCCAACCTGACAGATAAACAAATTGCCAAAGGCATTGTGCTCAACGGACAACTATCTGAACTGATTCCAGGCGAAGTATTTATTACTCCTGCTTCCATTATAGCTACTGTGCAGGCAAAGGGAAAAGTTCAAGTGAAGGTAGAAGGCTTGAGTAAATAA
- a CDS encoding oxidoreductase: MKTPLHVGLASYGMSGEVFHAPLLSSHPGFTLSKIVERKTQRAGIKYPAIQSVRTYNELLADPEIDLIVVNTPNSLHFEQAKQALEAGKHVIVEKPFTVNSQEGQILIELARQKNLVLSVFQNRRWDGDFLTVQEVVKSGILGTLVEFEAHYDRFRNYVEADTWKEESGPGSGILYNLGSHMIDQALVLFGLPQSVTADIRIQRPGGKIDDSYDLRLNYKDIRVIVKSGYLVREPGPRYTLLGTDGTFHKYGLDPQEDALKIGRFPNEKGWGVEDSAFWGKINTQVGSLHVTGTVETQPGSYLAFYENIFQAITAGASLAVQPEQAMQVIQIIEAAIESNRLGKTVPIK, encoded by the coding sequence TTGAAAACACCCCTGCATGTGGGCCTTGCCTCGTATGGTATGTCTGGTGAAGTATTCCATGCACCTCTGCTGTCTTCTCATCCTGGTTTTACCTTATCAAAAATAGTAGAGCGGAAAACGCAACGTGCCGGAATAAAATACCCTGCCATACAAAGTGTCCGCACCTACAACGAATTACTGGCAGACCCTGAAATTGACCTGATTGTGGTAAACACACCCAACAGTCTGCATTTTGAGCAGGCAAAACAAGCCCTGGAAGCTGGAAAACATGTTATTGTAGAAAAGCCATTTACGGTAAACTCTCAAGAGGGGCAAATCCTGATTGAGTTAGCCAGGCAGAAAAATCTGGTGTTGAGTGTATTTCAGAACCGGCGCTGGGATGGCGATTTTTTAACGGTACAAGAGGTGGTAAAGAGCGGTATCCTGGGTACTTTGGTTGAGTTTGAAGCCCATTACGACCGGTTCCGGAATTATGTAGAAGCTGATACCTGGAAAGAGGAAAGCGGTCCAGGTTCAGGAATATTATATAACCTGGGTTCTCATATGATAGATCAGGCACTCGTACTTTTTGGTTTGCCACAATCTGTTACAGCAGACATCCGCATTCAACGTCCCGGCGGCAAAATAGACGACAGCTACGATCTCAGGCTGAATTATAAAGATATTCGGGTGATTGTGAAGTCTGGCTATCTGGTACGCGAACCCGGACCAAGATATACTTTGCTCGGAACCGATGGCACTTTTCACAAATATGGACTGGACCCTCAGGAAGATGCTTTAAAAATTGGCAGATTTCCCAATGAAAAAGGCTGGGGAGTAGAAGACTCCGCATTCTGGGGAAAAATCAATACGCAAGTAGGCAGTTTACATGTGACAGGAACTGTAGAAACACAGCCTGGCTCTTATCTGGCTTTTTACGAAAACATTTTCCAGGCGATTACAGCAGGAGCATCACTGGCAGTACAGCCAGAACAAGCCATGCAGGTAATCCAGATTATTGAAGCGGCCATCGAAAGTAACCGCCTGGGAAAAACTGTACCCATTAAATAA
- a CDS encoding OsmC family protein, giving the protein MKITATLENSLHHNNVIVRTNNTTQELTIPGKTSGFGSSVNGGEFLCLALATCFCNDLYREAKKRNITITKVSVEASAEFSTEGEAGYNIQYKANVEGDASKEQISELIRHTDKVAEIQNTLRAGVKVTLQA; this is encoded by the coding sequence ATGAAAATTACGGCAACCCTTGAAAATAGCTTACACCACAACAACGTAATCGTACGAACCAATAATACCACACAAGAGCTTACTATTCCTGGCAAAACATCAGGATTTGGATCTTCTGTGAATGGTGGAGAGTTTTTGTGTCTGGCGCTGGCAACCTGTTTTTGCAATGATCTCTACCGCGAAGCCAAAAAACGCAATATTACGATTACAAAAGTTTCAGTAGAAGCTTCGGCGGAATTTTCGACGGAAGGAGAAGCGGGCTATAACATTCAGTATAAGGCAAATGTAGAAGGCGATGCTTCCAAAGAACAAATAAGTGAATTGATCAGACATACAGATAAAGTGGCTGAAATTCAGAATACCCTTCGGGCAGGGGTAAAAGTAACCTTGCAAGCATAA
- a CDS encoding YdcF family protein, which produces MNLDEDIIKAARIIWEYHHMNHQLDKADCIMALGSHDTRVAQRAAQLYLEGYAPYIVFSGGLGRLTEGVWPLPEADTFARIAMQMGVPEQHILIENRSTNTGENIALSYKLLQKHNIKVNRLILVQKPYMERRTYATFCKQWPGNEVEIMVTSPQISFENYPNEGISLEHVIHIMIGDLQRIHLYPQKGFQIYQEIPTNVWEAYHYLTEKGFTEHLMPE; this is translated from the coding sequence ATGAATCTTGACGAGGATATTATAAAAGCTGCCCGAATCATCTGGGAGTATCATCACATGAACCACCAGCTGGATAAAGCCGACTGTATTATGGCTCTGGGAAGTCATGATACCAGGGTTGCCCAGCGGGCGGCTCAGCTATATTTGGAAGGATATGCGCCATATATTGTATTTTCAGGGGGTTTAGGGCGGCTTACCGAAGGTGTATGGCCATTACCAGAAGCAGATACATTTGCCCGGATTGCGATGCAAATGGGTGTTCCAGAGCAGCACATTCTGATTGAAAACCGATCTACTAATACAGGGGAGAATATTGCCTTAAGCTACAAGTTGTTACAAAAACATAATATTAAAGTAAACAGGTTGATTCTGGTACAAAAACCTTATATGGAACGGCGAACCTATGCTACTTTCTGCAAGCAATGGCCCGGAAATGAGGTAGAGATTATGGTTACTTCTCCCCAGATTAGTTTCGAAAATTATCCTAATGAAGGGATATCTCTGGAACATGTGATCCATATTATGATCGGAGATTTGCAGCGTATTCATCTCTATCCCCAGAAAGGCTTCCAGATTTACCAGGAAATACCCACCAATGTGTGGGAAGCGTATCACTATTTAACTGAAAAAGGATTTACTGAGCATTTAATGCCGGAATAA
- the nagB gene encoding glucosamine-6-phosphate deaminase: MEQTNNIDTELEQTKKFEKIPTHIYETSQTASKAVAQEIAGLIRERAKEGRMAVLGLATGSTPTRMYEELVRMHKEEGLSFANVITFNLDEYFPIQPDSLQSYVRFMHEYLLDHIDIKPENIHIPDGTLKREDVSKFCSDYEMKIKSVGGIDIQILGIGRTGHIGFNEPGSSNRSTTRLITLDHITRIDAASDFFAEENVPRRAITMGVGTILQSKKIFLMAWGEGKSNVVKRTVEGDISESVPATYLQNHPNVEVILDQAAAAQLTRVKTPWLVGFCNWTPDLTRKAVVWLCQKVDKPILKLTDEDYNEHGMSDLITDHGPSYNINIRIFNQLQHTITGWPGGKPGADDTHRPERAKPFPKRAIVFSPHPDDDVISMGGTLLRLVDQGHEVHVAYQTSGNIAVFDDEAIRFAEFVSDYTEAFGMGEQEADQRYNEVVDFLNSKQPGQVDSKEVQSIKGLIRRGEAKSACRYCGVPVERAHFLDMPFYETGRVRKKPLGEEDIQLIVDLLVKIKPHQIYAAGDLSDPHGTHRVCLAAIFEAVERLKNEAWMKDCYVWLYRGAWQEWDIDQIEMAVPISPDELVRKKRAIFKHQSQKDRPLFPGSDSREFWQRAEDRNHTTAKVYDKLGLAEYEAIEAFVRWKF; encoded by the coding sequence ATGGAGCAAACAAATAATATCGACACTGAGCTGGAACAAACGAAGAAGTTTGAAAAAATTCCGACACATATCTATGAAACTTCCCAGACCGCTTCCAAAGCAGTAGCGCAGGAGATAGCCGGACTCATCCGCGAACGGGCAAAAGAGGGAAGAATGGCAGTGCTGGGGCTGGCTACCGGTTCTACACCCACCCGCATGTATGAGGAACTCGTGCGCATGCATAAAGAAGAAGGCCTTAGTTTTGCCAATGTGATCACTTTTAACCTGGATGAGTATTTCCCCATTCAACCCGATTCCCTGCAAAGTTATGTTCGCTTCATGCATGAGTATCTATTAGACCATATCGACATCAAGCCTGAAAATATTCATATTCCGGATGGCACGCTGAAGCGGGAAGACGTAAGCAAGTTTTGCTCGGATTATGAAATGAAGATCAAATCAGTGGGGGGCATTGATATTCAGATCCTGGGTATCGGACGTACCGGCCACATTGGTTTTAACGAACCTGGTTCTTCTAACCGTTCCACTACCCGTTTGATCACACTTGATCACATTACCAGAATTGACGCTGCCAGTGACTTTTTTGCAGAAGAAAATGTACCCCGCCGGGCTATCACCATGGGGGTTGGGACAATCTTACAGTCCAAGAAAATATTTCTGATGGCTTGGGGCGAAGGAAAATCCAATGTAGTGAAACGTACAGTGGAAGGGGATATCAGTGAATCAGTACCGGCGACCTACCTGCAAAATCACCCGAATGTAGAAGTGATTCTTGACCAGGCGGCTGCGGCGCAACTCACCCGTGTAAAAACTCCCTGGCTGGTAGGCTTCTGTAACTGGACGCCAGACCTGACTCGTAAAGCGGTAGTATGGCTTTGCCAGAAAGTAGACAAACCTATTTTGAAACTTACTGATGAAGATTATAATGAGCATGGCATGAGTGATCTGATTACCGATCATGGCCCGTCCTATAACATCAATATCCGGATATTTAACCAGTTGCAGCATACCATTACCGGATGGCCCGGTGGTAAGCCTGGTGCTGATGATACCCACCGCCCTGAAAGAGCCAAGCCTTTCCCCAAACGTGCCATTGTATTCAGCCCGCACCCGGATGATGATGTGATTTCGATGGGAGGTACCTTGCTCCGCCTGGTAGACCAGGGACATGAGGTGCATGTAGCCTACCAGACCTCCGGAAATATTGCGGTATTTGATGATGAAGCGATCCGTTTTGCTGAGTTTGTAAGCGATTATACAGAAGCATTTGGAATGGGTGAGCAAGAAGCAGATCAGCGGTATAACGAAGTGGTAGATTTCCTGAACTCTAAGCAGCCTGGCCAGGTAGATTCCAAAGAAGTACAGTCCATTAAAGGGTTAATTCGCAGGGGTGAAGCGAAATCAGCTTGCCGGTATTGTGGCGTTCCGGTAGAACGGGCGCATTTTCTGGACATGCCTTTTTATGAAACCGGCCGTGTACGTAAAAAACCTCTCGGAGAAGAAGATATCCAGCTAATTGTTGATTTGCTGGTGAAGATCAAACCTCATCAAATCTATGCCGCAGGCGATCTTTCTGACCCACATGGCACACACCGTGTATGTCTGGCGGCAATTTTCGAAGCGGTTGAGCGCTTAAAGAACGAAGCCTGGATGAAAGATTGTTACGTATGGCTATACCGTGGCGCCTGGCAGGAATGGGACATCGATCAAATTGAAATGGCCGTACCTATCAGTCCCGATGAACTGGTACGTAAGAAGAGAGCTATTTTCAAACACCAGTCGCAGAAAGACCGGCCTTTATTTCCTGGTTCTGATTCCAGGGAATTCTGGCAACGTGCCGAAGACCGCAATCATACGACTGCCAAAGTATACGACAAACTCGGTCTGGCTGAATACGAAGCTATTGAAGCCTTTGTCCGGTGGAAGTTTTAA